In Dromiciops gliroides isolate mDroGli1 chromosome 4, mDroGli1.pri, whole genome shotgun sequence, one DNA window encodes the following:
- the SEC22B gene encoding vesicle-trafficking protein SEC22b: protein MVLLTMIARVADGLPLAASMQEDEQSGRDLQQYQSQAKLLFRKLNEQSPTRCTLEAEAMAFHYIIEQGVCYLVLCEAAFPKKLAFAYLEDLHSEFDEQHGKKVPTVSRPYSFIEFDTYIQKTKKLYIDSRARRNLGSINTELQDVQRIMVANIEEVLQRGEALSALDSKANNLSSLSKKYRQDAKYLNMRSTYAKLAAVAVFFIMLIVYVRFWWL from the exons ATGGTGTTGCTGACGATGATCGCCCGGGTGGCGGATGGGCTCCCACTGGCGGCCTCCATGCAGGAAGACGAGCAG TCTGGCCGGGACCTTCAACAGTACCAGAGCCAGGCCAAGCTACTTTTTCGCAAACTGAATGAACAGTCTCCTACAAGATGTACCTTGGAAGCAGAAGCCATGGCTTTTCA TTACATTATCGAGCAGGGAGTGTGTTATCTGGTTTTGTGTGAAGCTGCTTTCCCCAAAAAGTTGGCATTTGCCTACCTTGAGGATTTGCATTCTGAATTTGATGAACAGCATGGAAAGAAGGTGCCTACTGTCTCCAGACCCTACTCCTTCATTGAATTTG ACACTTACATTCAGAAAACCAAAAAGCTGTACATTGACAGCCGTGCACGGAGGAACTTGGGCTCCATCAACACTGAGTTACAGGATGTGCAGAGAATCATGGTGGCTAATATTGAAGAAGTCTTACAGCGAGGAGAAGCCCTCTCAG CATTGGATTCCAAAGCCAACAATTTGTCCAGTTTGTCCAAGAAATACCGTCAGGATGCGAAGTATTTGAACATGCGTTCCACCTATGCCAAACTGGCAGCAGTTGCTGTGTTTTTTATCATGTTGATAGTGTATGTACGATTCTGGTGGCTTTGA